One Terriglobia bacterium DNA segment encodes these proteins:
- a CDS encoding protein kinase produces the protein MPLAPGARIGPYEVLSPLGAGGMGEVYRARDARLDREVALKVLPEDVRENVDRLARFRREAKLLASLNHPNVGAIYGLEEGVGGGPPVLVLELVSGRTLDEILAHGPMEIAEALGLAVQIADGLEAAHELGIVHRDLKPSNVKLTDEGRIKILDFGLAKARVIDPSAPPPGQLAPMTTPTITTGGTRLGVVLGTVTYMSPEQARGKPVDRRTDIWSFGCLLYECLTSWHAFGGETAPETIGAILHLEPDWSKLPPATPPRVRALLLRCLEKDPRKRLRDIGDARVELEEALSPIPAPVGSAPAVARSRRRALQMVVLVAVALAGVAAGSLVTRNLIPRESAGRVARVSIEVPPSIEMRSTDFDFSPDGRCLVIVGRPRRERGAPPEPYRLYARRLDGYDFTAIKGSEGALLSAFSPDGRWLAFVAQASRDSSRLTLMKIALDGFSPPIVVGPWDDAWQGLVWLDGSDFLTAAAGGRTLVRLAGSDARPAAPVEVRAGGSTISPDFFMRVLPGGRRVLAQMVSYAKRGYQLGISSVDLRTGEATTVVADGGSAFFLPTGQLAFSRGDTILVVPFDLGKNALIAAPVAILDGLLIDSSWLHGSFGLSQDGTLAYAPGGRVGANRGLVVATPGGSVESWSDEKRAFETPPSVSPDERRAAVVIPSAEAIYEIWIVEKGRPGLRRLISVPEADTGRPVWSPDGSTLAYYRIGRTPADGIYVARADGTGAPRRIVRVDDFARRPLLPSAWTPDGASVLAVDNADGKTRLVRVPVAPETGESAEKMVPLVTGPGSAGSPRLSRDGSWLAWDSDETGKREVYVGAFGRDGTVGSPIPVSRGGGARPAWAADGRTLYFVTPDEHVMAVAFDPRTGAASPPKPHLDLAPVRAFRPLDNVEILADGRVFTIQKGDDEAEVRRIDLVLNWTRELRGK, from the coding sequence TTGCCCCTGGCCCCTGGCGCTCGCATCGGCCCCTACGAGGTCCTCTCCCCTCTCGGCGCGGGAGGCATGGGGGAGGTCTACCGGGCGCGGGACGCACGCCTCGATCGTGAGGTGGCGCTGAAAGTCCTCCCGGAGGACGTCCGGGAGAATGTGGATCGGCTCGCCCGGTTCAGGCGCGAGGCGAAGCTCCTGGCCTCGCTCAACCATCCCAACGTGGGAGCGATCTACGGGCTCGAGGAGGGCGTCGGCGGTGGCCCGCCGGTGCTCGTGCTCGAGCTGGTGTCGGGCCGGACGCTGGACGAGATCCTGGCCCACGGGCCGATGGAGATCGCGGAGGCGCTCGGCCTCGCCGTACAGATCGCCGACGGACTCGAGGCCGCGCACGAGCTCGGGATCGTTCACCGCGACCTGAAGCCGTCGAACGTGAAGCTCACCGACGAAGGCCGGATCAAGATCCTCGACTTCGGGCTGGCCAAGGCCCGGGTGATCGATCCGTCCGCGCCGCCGCCCGGACAGCTGGCGCCGATGACGACCCCGACGATCACCACCGGGGGAACGCGGCTCGGCGTGGTGCTCGGGACCGTGACGTACATGAGCCCGGAGCAGGCGCGGGGCAAGCCGGTGGACCGCCGCACGGACATCTGGTCGTTCGGCTGCCTGCTCTACGAGTGCCTGACGTCTTGGCACGCTTTCGGAGGCGAGACGGCGCCCGAGACGATCGGGGCGATCCTCCATCTCGAGCCCGACTGGTCGAAGCTCCCCCCGGCGACGCCACCTCGGGTGCGCGCGCTGCTGCTGCGCTGCCTCGAGAAGGACCCCAGGAAGCGCCTTCGCGACATCGGCGACGCTCGCGTCGAGCTCGAAGAGGCCCTGTCCCCGATCCCGGCGCCGGTGGGATCAGCTCCAGCGGTGGCGCGCTCGCGCCGCCGGGCGCTCCAGATGGTCGTCCTCGTCGCGGTCGCGCTTGCGGGAGTCGCAGCGGGGTCCCTCGTCACGCGAAATCTCATCCCCAGGGAGAGCGCGGGCCGGGTGGCTCGCGTGTCCATCGAAGTCCCCCCGTCGATCGAAATGCGGTCGACCGACTTCGACTTCTCCCCGGACGGCCGCTGCCTCGTGATCGTGGGCCGGCCGAGGCGGGAACGGGGCGCGCCTCCCGAGCCGTACCGGCTCTACGCGCGCCGCCTCGACGGCTACGACTTCACCGCGATCAAGGGAAGCGAGGGCGCCCTTTTGAGCGCGTTCTCGCCGGACGGGAGGTGGCTCGCGTTCGTCGCGCAGGCGTCGCGCGATTCGAGTCGGCTGACCCTGATGAAGATCGCGCTGGACGGCTTCTCGCCCCCGATCGTGGTCGGGCCGTGGGACGACGCGTGGCAGGGACTCGTGTGGCTCGACGGCAGCGACTTCCTGACGGCGGCCGCGGGGGGAAGAACGCTGGTCCGCTTGGCCGGGTCGGATGCGCGCCCGGCCGCCCCGGTCGAGGTCCGCGCGGGCGGCTCGACGATCTCGCCGGACTTCTTCATGCGCGTGCTTCCCGGCGGCCGGCGGGTGCTGGCGCAGATGGTCTCGTACGCCAAACGGGGGTATCAGCTCGGCATCTCGAGCGTCGACCTCAGGACGGGAGAAGCGACGACCGTCGTGGCGGACGGCGGTTCCGCGTTCTTCCTTCCGACGGGGCAGCTCGCCTTCTCGCGCGGCGACACGATCCTCGTCGTGCCCTTCGACCTCGGGAAGAACGCGCTCATCGCCGCGCCGGTGGCGATCCTCGACGGGCTCCTCATCGACAGCTCGTGGCTGCACGGCTCCTTCGGCCTCTCGCAGGACGGAACGCTCGCTTACGCGCCGGGTGGGCGAGTGGGCGCAAACAGAGGCCTCGTCGTCGCGACTCCCGGAGGCTCGGTCGAGTCGTGGTCCGACGAGAAGCGGGCCTTCGAGACGCCCCCCTCGGTTTCTCCCGACGAACGCCGCGCCGCCGTCGTGATCCCGTCCGCGGAGGCGATTTACGAGATCTGGATCGTCGAGAAGGGACGTCCGGGACTTCGACGCCTCATCTCCGTTCCGGAGGCGGACACGGGTCGGCCCGTCTGGTCCCCCGACGGCTCGACCCTCGCGTACTACCGCATCGGCCGGACGCCAGCCGACGGCATTTACGTCGCTCGAGCCGACGGCACCGGGGCGCCCCGGCGCATCGTGAGGGTAGACGACTTCGCCCGGCGTCCCCTCCTCCCGTCGGCCTGGACGCCCGACGGCGCCTCGGTCCTCGCGGTCGACAACGCGGACGGCAAGACCCGCCTCGTGCGCGTGCCGGTCGCGCCCGAGACAGGGGAATCGGCGGAGAAGATGGTTCCGCTCGTGACCGGCCCGGGGAGCGCGGGCTCGCCGCGCCTTTCGCGAGACGGAAGCTGGCTGGCCTGGGATTCCGACGAGACCGGGAAGCGTGAGGTCTACGTCGGGGCGTTCGGTCGCGACGGGACCGTGGGCTCCCCGATCCCGGTCTCCCGTGGCGGTGGAGCGCGACCGGCGTGGGCCGCGGACGGCCGCACGCTGTACTTCGTGACCCCGGACGAACACGTGATGGCGGTGGCGTTCGACCCGCGGACGGGTGCCGCGTCGCCGCCCAAGCCTCATCTCGATCTGGCGCCCGTGCGGGCGTTCCGGCCGTTGGACAACGTGGAGATCCTCGCGGACGGCCGCGTCTTCACGATCCAGAAGGGCGACGACGAAGCCGAGGTCCGGCGCATCGACCTGGTGTTGAACTGGACGCGGGAGTTGCGGGGGAAGTAG
- a CDS encoding sigma-70 family RNA polymerase sigma factor has protein sequence MPNSPEVEGSIRPDGPGAPRILEPEEFASIRPQLLSLVRRVCPRWLSDQAEDIVQIAMMQVLERSQREGGDFEVSTSYLMRAAHNAAVDEIRRRFRRPEVAESEEPELESREARTPNPHQQVAAREIERAIRACLAALAGPRRTAVTLYLLGYSLLETVELSGWNRKRSEHLTHRGISDLRRCLAAKGLTP, from the coding sequence ATGCCGAATTCCCCGGAGGTCGAAGGCTCGATCCGGCCGGATGGACCTGGCGCTCCGCGGATCCTCGAGCCGGAGGAGTTCGCGTCGATCCGTCCGCAGCTCCTGAGCCTCGTGCGTCGGGTCTGTCCCCGCTGGCTGTCGGACCAGGCGGAGGACATCGTCCAGATCGCGATGATGCAGGTCCTCGAGCGCTCCCAAAGAGAAGGGGGAGATTTCGAGGTCTCGACGTCTTACCTGATGAGGGCGGCCCACAACGCGGCGGTGGACGAGATCCGCCGGCGGTTCCGCCGCCCGGAGGTCGCGGAATCGGAGGAACCCGAACTCGAGAGCCGAGAGGCACGCACGCCGAACCCGCACCAGCAGGTCGCGGCCCGGGAGATCGAACGGGCCATCCGGGCGTGCCTGGCCGCCCTCGCCGGACCCCGGCGAACGGCGGTGACGCTGTACCTCCTGGGCTACTCGCTGCTGGAGACGGTGGAGTTGTCGGGCTGGAATCGGAAGCGGTCGGAGCACCTGACGCATCGCGGGATCTCGGATCTGCGCCGGTGCCTCGCGGCCAAGGGGCTCACGCCATGA